The Erigeron canadensis isolate Cc75 chromosome 1, C_canadensis_v1, whole genome shotgun sequence genome segment GTATAAGCAGTTCTAACATATGGAGAAGTAGCGGCAGAGATATTTTTTCAAGATCTTCAGtggaagaagatgatgaagaagcatTAAAATGGGCTGCCATAGAGAAATTACCAACACATCTTCGCTTAGAAAGAGGCATATTAACTGAAGAAAAAGGGCAACCAAGAGAAATTGATATCAAGAATCTTGATTTGGTCGAAAAAAGGAATCTTTTGGAGAGGCTTGTGAAAATCACAGAGGAAGATAACGAGAAGTTCTTGTTAAAGCTTAAAGATCGCATTGACCGGTAATCTAAGCTTAGTATCATCATCATGCATCGTTTCttgtaactttttataaatatatatttctccTGACATTTGGATAAACACAGGGTTGGGCTTGAACTTCCAACAATTGAGGTCCGTTATGAACATTTGAACATTGATGCAGAAGTATACCTTGGTGGCCGGGCCCTGCCTACCGTATTTAACTTTGTGGTCAATATTCTACAGGTGGTTATATTGTCCGTTTAATCTGAACGTATAAAACTTTTACAGCTTCATTCAAAGTTCACTGCAAACTAATCTTTTCTTCCTCTCCAGGGATTAATAAACAATCTGCATATTCTACCCAATAGAAAGATCCCATTACCAATTCTTCATGATGTCAGTGGTATCATCAAGCCGGGGAGGTGAGAATCTATATAACaagttttgaaattaaaaaactaatctATAACACCTAGTGTCACAGAGAATCGTATAAAAACATATGGTTTATGCAGAATGACATTGCTATTGGGCCCACCAAACTCAGGAAAAACAACACTCCTTCTGGCTTTGGCTGGAAAACTtgggaaagatttgaaagtaaGCGAACATTTTCGGCTTGTGAATTACCTATAAATGAAGTGTTGTTTATGAACTCTTTTGGTAATTTGATCATCAATTTTGCAAAAATGCCAGAAATAACATACTAACTCtgccttttttttaaaaaaaaaaaaaactaactcaGTAACTTGCAAGAGTCAATGGTGTTGAATTAATTTGTGGACACAATTGTCTACAGGTATCAGGTAGAGTAACCTACAATGGGCATGAAATGAAAGAGTTTGTGCCCCAACGATCATCTGCGTATATAAGTCAACATGACCTTCATATTGGAGAAATGACGGTCAGAGAAACATTAGCTTTCTCTGCCAGATGTCAAGGAGTCGGATCAAGTTATGGTCAGTAACACAACTACAAACATCtaacatacatatgtatatatgcacCATATGCATATAGTCACGCATTACAAATTTGACCAACCTGGCACATGACTTCAAAAATTTTGCAGAAATGTTGGCAGAATTGTCAAGGAGAGAAAAGGATGCAAACATTAAACCGGATCCTGATCTTGACATCTACATGAAGGTGAAGAAGGAAACAATCattaataaagataaatatattcCATTTGGACCTAATAaattcgtaaaaaaaaaaatttgtttttaattctGCAGGCAGCATCACTAGAAGGACAAGAGGCTAGTGTTGTAACTGAATATATTATTAAGGTACAAAAATTAGCCAGTGTTGGATATGAATTAAGTTCAAGGAAGGCATCGATATATATTTCTGATTATAATCTTTTCATATGAAGATTTTAGGCCTTGAAGTCTGCGCCGATACCGTAGTAGGCGATGAAATGTTCAGGGGTATCTCTGGAGGACAAAAAAAGCGAGTCACAACAGGTACACATTATATAAAGATAATCAAAAGTGTTAAAAACTGGATAACAAAATGATGATTATTTCTTATTTGGTAAAACTGAAATGCAGGGGAAATGATGGTTGGACCAGCAAGAGCTTTGTTCATGGATGAAATATCAACTGGATTGGACAGTTCAACAACTTTTCAAATAGTGAATTCGATTAGGCAATCAATCCATATTCTTCAAGGAACTTCTGTAATATCACTCCTCCAGCCCGCACCAGAGACTTATGACCTATTTGATGATATCATCCTTCTTTCGGATGGACAAATTGTTTACCAAGGTCCCCGGGAAAATGTTTTAGAGTTTTTCGAGTATATGGGATTCAAATGTCCCGAAAGGAAAGGTGTTGCAGACTTCTTACAAGAGGTAATTAAACCTTTTAGTGTATATTAACTTgagtttttttgaaaaacaatagTATTGATTTCACCTCATGCTTGATTATCATAGGTGACATCAAAGAAAGATCAAGAGCAATACTGGACAAAAAGAGATGAGGCTTACATTTTTGTCACTTCAAGAGAATTTGCAGAGGCATTCCAGTCATTTCACATCGGAAGAAGGATAGGGGATGAACTTGCTACTCCATTTGATAGATCAAAAAGCCACTCTGCTGCTTTAACGACAAAGAAATATGGTGTCAGCAAAAAGGAATTATTCAAAGCTTGCATATCGAGAGAATACTTGCTTATGAAAAGAAACTCATTTGTCTATACATTCAAGATGACACAGCTCATTTTGATGGCCTCTATTACAATGACCCTATTTCTAAGGACTGAAATGCCAAAAGATACTTTTATTGATGGTACGATTTTCATGGGTGCTTTATTTTTTGCATTAGTCACAATCACATTCAATGGTTTCTCAGAGCTATCTTTGAGCATTCTAAAACTTCCTGTGTTCTACAAGCAAAGAGATCTTCTGTTTTTTCCTGCTTGGGCTTACTCTATACCGACATGGGTTCTAAAGATCCCGGTCACAGTCGTTGAGGTTGCCACTTGGGTAATTATGACTTATTATGTCATAGGATTCGATTCAGATCCCGCAAGGTAATGATGATTAATAAATGAAACAAATGGTTAATTCTTCATTTCTACTCTATTTCATATGATGCATGTATCTGAtaattgattttctttttataccttTCTGTAGGTTCTTCAAACAAATGTTTTTGCTCATATGCATTCACCAGATGTCTTCTGCTCTATTTCGTTTTATAGCATCATTAGGAAGAAATATTATCGTTGCCAACACATTTGGCTCATTTGGATTACTAACTATATTTGTGCTTGGTGGATTCATCTTGGCACGaggtaatatatatacataatgtcACGGTCATCTATCTTCTATATTGTTCAAGAACTTGTACAGATAAGAGAAATATTACACAATGTACTTACCATTCGAAATCCATTTTCCACCGCAGATGACATAAAAGGTTGGTGGATATGGTGTTATTGGTTTTCACCTATGATGTACGGACAGAACGGCTTGGCTGTCAATGAATTCCTTGGAGAGAGTTGGAGAAAGGTAAGCATCATTCAAACTAACACAATGTGGATGACATTATTAATCAAGTGAAGATATATCATTTAACATGATAGTTATTTTGTAGATTTCTCCCAACTCTACAGAAACAATTGGTGTTTTGGTCCTGAAGTCTCGTGGAATTTTCCCGGAAGCATATTGGTATTGGATAGCTGTAGCTGCTTCAATTGGTTATATGTTTCTATTTAATATC includes the following:
- the LOC122599032 gene encoding pleiotropic drug resistance protein 1-like isoform X6, with product MEGGDVFRVSSARISSSNIWRSSGRDIFSRSSVEEDDEEALKWAAIEKLPTHLRLERGILTEEKGQPREIDIKNLDLVEKRNLLERLVKITEEDNEKFLLKLKDRIDRVGLELPTIEVRYEHLNIDAEVYLGGRALPTVFNFVVNILQGLINNLHILPNRKIPLPILHDVSGIIKPGRMTLLLGPPNSGKTTLLLALAGKLGKDLKVSGRVTYNGHEMKEFVPQRSSAYISQHDLHIGEMTVRETLAFSARCQGVGSSYEMLAELSRREKDANIKPDPDLDIYMKAASLEGQEASVVTEYIIKILGLEVCADTVVGDEMFRGISGGQKKRVTTGEMMVGPARALFMDEISTGLDSSTTFQIVNSIRQSIHILQGTSVISLLQPAPETYDLFDDIILLSDGQIVYQGPRENVLEFFEYMGFKCPERKGVADFLQEVTSKKDQEQYWTKRDEAYIFVTSREFAEAFQSFHIGRRIGDELATPFDRSKSHSAALTTKKYGVSKKELFKACISREYLLMKRNSFVYTFKMTQLILMASITMTLFLRTEMPKDTFIDGTIFMGALFFALVTITFNGFSELSLSILKLPVFYKQRDLLFFPAWAYSIPTWVLKIPVTVVEVATWVIMTYYVIGFDSDPARFFKQMFLLICIHQMSSALFRFIASLGRNIIVANTFGSFGLLTIFVLGGFILARDDIKGWWIWCYWFSPMMYGQNGLAVNEFLGESWRKISPNSTETIGVLVLKSRGIFPEAYWYWIAVAASIGYMFLFNICFTLALEYLNPFGSPQAVLSEEKKKNEVRMSSRVGNINEAGDIKKRGMVLPFVPLSIAFDDIRYAVDMPQEMKAQVVAQDRLELLKGVSGAFRPGVLTALMGISGAGKTTLMDVLAGRKTGGYIDGRITISGYPKKQETFARVAGYCEQTDIHSPHVTVSESLQYSAWLRLPPEVDSATRQMFVEEVMELVELVPLREALVGLPGVNGLSTEQRKRLTIAVELVANPSIIFMDEPTSGLDARAAAIVMRTVRNTVDTGRTVVCTIHQPSIDIFDAFDELFLLKRGGEEIYVGPLGRLSSHLIKYFEEINGVQKIKDGYNPATWMLEVTSAAQETTLGVDFAELYKNSELYKRNKDLVKESSKPIPGSSDIEFRTQYSQSFWTQCMACLWKQNWSYWRNPQYTAVRFLFTTFIALMFGTIFWDMGSKRRNQQDLFNAMGSMYAAILFIGVQNATSVQPVVSIERTVFYRERAAGMYSALPYAFGQVMIEIPYIFVQTIVYGLIVYGMIGFEWTAVKFLWFLFFMYFTFLYFTFYGMMTVAVTPNHNFAAIISSAFYAIWNLFSGFIVPRTRIPIWWRWYYYICPIAWTLYGLVASQFGDITDRLDTGETVADFVHDFFGFEFDFVKYVAVIIVGFTVLFGFIFAYSIKAFNFQKR
- the LOC122599032 gene encoding pleiotropic drug resistance protein 1-like isoform X1 is translated as MEGGDVFRVSSARISSSNIWRSSGRDIFSRSSVEEDDEEALKWAAIEKLPTHLRLERGILTEEKGQPREIDIKNLDLVEKRNLLERLVKITEEDNEKFLLKLKDRIDRVGLELPTIEVRYEHLNIDAEVYLGGRALPTVFNFVVNILQGLINNLHILPNRKIPLPILHDVSGIIKPGRMTLLLGPPNSGKTTLLLALAGKLGKDLKVSGRVTYNGHEMKEFVPQRSSAYISQHDLHIGEMTVRETLAFSARCQGVGSSYEMLAELSRREKDANIKPDPDLDIYMKAASLEGQEASVVTEYIIKILGLEVCADTVVGDEMFRGISGGQKKRVTTGEMMVGPARALFMDEISTGLDSSTTFQIVNSIRQSIHILQGTSVISLLQPAPETYDLFDDIILLSDGQIVYQGPRENVLEFFEYMGFKCPERKGVADFLQEVTSKKDQEQYWTKRDEAYIFVTSREFAEAFQSFHIGRRIGDELATPFDRSKSHSAALTTKKYGVSKKELFKACISREYLLMKRNSFVYTFKMTQLILMASITMTLFLRTEMPKDTFIDGTIFMGALFFALVTITFNGFSELSLSILKLPVFYKQRDLLFFPAWAYSIPTWVLKIPVTVVEVATWVIMTYYVIGFDSDPARFFKQMFLLICIHQMSSALFRFIASLGRNIIVANTFGSFGLLTIFVLGGFILARDDIKGWWIWCYWFSPMMYGQNGLAVNEFLGESWRKISPNSTETIGVLVLKSRGIFPEAYWYWIAVAASIGYMFLFNICFTLALEYLNPFGSPQAVLSEESMAARQAMKMGHSTELSARLPSGESSRTRKQKKNEVRMSSRVGNINEAGDIKKRGMVLPFVPLSIAFDDIRYAVDMPQEMKAQVVAQDRLELLKGVSGAFRPGVLTALMGISGAGKTTLMDVLAGRKTGGYIDGRITISGYPKKQETFARVAGYCEQTDIHSPHVTVSESLQYSAWLRLPPEVDSATRQMFVEEVMELVELVPLREALVGLPGVNGLSTEQRKRLTIAVELVANPSIIFMDEPTSGLDARAAAIVMRTVRNTVDTGRTVVCTIHQPSIDIFDAFDELFLLKRGGEEIYVGPLGRLSSHLIKYFEEINGVQKIKDGYNPATWMLEVTSAAQETTLGVDFAELYKNSELYKRNKDLVKESSKPIPGSSDIEFRTQYSQSFWTQCMACLWKQNWSYWRNPQYTAVRFLFTTFIALMFGTIFWDMGSKRRNQQDLFNAMGSMYAAILFIGVQNATSVQPVVSIERTVFYRERAAGMYSALPYAFGQVMIEIPYIFVQTIVYGLIVYGMIGFEWTAVKFLWFLFFMYFTFLYFTFYGMMTVAVTPNHNFAAIISSAFYAIWNLFSGFIVPRTRIPIWWRWYYYICPIAWTLYGLVASQFGDITDRLDTGETVADFVHDFFGFEFDFVKYVAVIIVGFTVLFGFIFAYSIKAFNFQKR
- the LOC122599032 gene encoding pleiotropic drug resistance protein 1-like isoform X2, whose translation is MEGGDVFRVSSARISSSNIWRSSGRDIFSRSSVEEDDEEALKWAAIEKLPTHLRLERGILTEEKGQPREIDIKNLDLVEKRNLLERLVKITEEDNEKFLLKLKDRIDRVGLELPTIEVRYEHLNIDAEVYLGGRALPTVFNFVVNILQGLINNLHILPNRKIPLPILHDVSGIIKPGRMTLLLGPPNSGKTTLLLALAGKLGKDLKVSGRVTYNGHEMKEFVPQRSSAYISQHDLHIGEMTVRETLAFSARCQGVGSSYEMLAELSRREKDANIKPDPDLDIYMKAASLEGQEASVVTEYIIKILGLEVCADTVVGDEMFRGISGGQKKRVTTGEMMVGPARALFMDEISTGLDSSTTFQIVNSIRQSIHILQGTSVISLLQPAPETYDLFDDIILLSDGQIVYQGPRENVLEFFEYMGFKCPERKGVADFLQEVTSKKDQEQYWTKRDEAYIFVTSREFAEAFQSFHIGRRIGDELATPFDRSKSHSAALTTKKYGVSKKELFKACISREYLLMKRNSFVYTFKMTQLILMASITMTLFLRTEMPKDTFIDGTIFMGALFFALVTITFNGFSELSLSILKLPVFYKQRDLLFFPAWAYSIPTWVLKIPVTVVEVATWVIMTYYVIGFDSDPARFFKQMFLLICIHQMSSALFRFIASLGRNIIVANTFGSFGLLTIFVLGGFILARDDIKGWWIWCYWFSPMMYGQNGLAVNEFLGESWRKISPNSTETIGVLVLKSRGIFPEAYWYWIAVAASIGYMFLFNICFTLALEYLNPFGSPQAVLSEESMAARQAMKMGHSTELSARLPSEKKNEVRMSSRVGNINEAGDIKKRGMVLPFVPLSIAFDDIRYAVDMPQEMKAQVVAQDRLELLKGVSGAFRPGVLTALMGISGAGKTTLMDVLAGRKTGGYIDGRITISGYPKKQETFARVAGYCEQTDIHSPHVTVSESLQYSAWLRLPPEVDSATRQMFVEEVMELVELVPLREALVGLPGVNGLSTEQRKRLTIAVELVANPSIIFMDEPTSGLDARAAAIVMRTVRNTVDTGRTVVCTIHQPSIDIFDAFDELFLLKRGGEEIYVGPLGRLSSHLIKYFEEINGVQKIKDGYNPATWMLEVTSAAQETTLGVDFAELYKNSELYKRNKDLVKESSKPIPGSSDIEFRTQYSQSFWTQCMACLWKQNWSYWRNPQYTAVRFLFTTFIALMFGTIFWDMGSKRRNQQDLFNAMGSMYAAILFIGVQNATSVQPVVSIERTVFYRERAAGMYSALPYAFGQVMIEIPYIFVQTIVYGLIVYGMIGFEWTAVKFLWFLFFMYFTFLYFTFYGMMTVAVTPNHNFAAIISSAFYAIWNLFSGFIVPRTRIPIWWRWYYYICPIAWTLYGLVASQFGDITDRLDTGETVADFVHDFFGFEFDFVKYVAVIIVGFTVLFGFIFAYSIKAFNFQKR
- the LOC122599032 gene encoding pleiotropic drug resistance protein 1-like isoform X10; translated protein: MEGGDVFRVSSARISSSNIWRSSGRDIFSRSSVEEDDEEALKWAAIEKLPTHLRLERGILTEEKGQPREIDIKNLDLVEKRNLLERLVKITEEDNEKFLLKLKDRIDRVGLELPTIEVRYEHLNIDAEVYLGGRALPTVFNFVVNILQGLINNLHILPNRKIPLPILHDVSGIIKPGRMTLLLGPPNSGKTTLLLALAGKLGKDLKVSGRVTYNGHEMKEFVPQRSSAYISQHDLHIGEMTVRETLAFSARCQGVGSSYEMLAELSRREKDANIKPDPDLDIYMKAASLEGQEASVVTEYIIKILGLEVCADTVVGDEMFRGISGGQKKRVTTGEMMVGPARALFMDEISTGLDSSTTFQIVNSIRQSIHILQGTSVISLLQPAPETYDLFDDIILLSDGQIVYQGPRENVLEFFEYMGFKCPERKGVADFLQEVTSKKDQEQYWTKRDEAYIFVTSREFAEAFQSFHIGRRIGDELATPFDRSKSHSAALTTKKYGVSKKELFKACISREYLLMKRNSFVYTFKMTQLILMASITMTLFLRTEMPKDTFIDGTIFMGALFFALVTITFNGFSELSLSILKLPVFYKQRDLLFFPAWAYSIPTWVLKIPVTVVEVATWVIMTYYVIGFDSDPARFFKQMFLLICIHQMSSALFRFIASLGRNIIVANTFGSFGLLTIFVLGGFILARDDIKGWWIWCYWFSPMMYGQNGLAVNEFLGESWRKISPNSTETIGVLVLKSRGIFPEAYWYWIAVAASIGYMFLFNICFTLALEYLNPFGSPQANEVRMSSRVGNINEAGDIKKRGMVLPFVPLSIAFDDIRYAVDMPQEMKAQVVAQDRLELLKGVSGAFRPGVLTALMGISGAGKTTLMDVLAGRKTGGYIDGRITISGYPKKQETFARVAGYCEQTDIHSPHVTVSESLQYSAWLRLPPEVDSATRQMFVEEVMELVELVPLREALVGLPGVNGLSTEQRKRLTIAVELVANPSIIFMDEPTSGLDARAAAIVMRTVRNTVDTGRTVVCTIHQPSIDIFDAFDELFLLKRGGEEIYVGPLGRLSSHLIKYFEEINGVQKIKDGYNPATWMLEVTSAAQETTLGVDFAELYKNSELYKRNKDLVKESSKPIPGSSDIEFRTQYSQSFWTQCMACLWKQNWSYWRNPQYTAVRFLFTTFIALMFGTIFWDMGSKRRNQQDLFNAMGSMYAAILFIGVQNATSVQPVVSIERTVFYRERAAGMYSALPYAFGQVMIEIPYIFVQTIVYGLIVYGMIGFEWTAVKFLWFLFFMYFTFLYFTFYGMMTVAVTPNHNFAAIISSAFYAIWNLFSGFIVPRTRIPIWWRWYYYICPIAWTLYGLVASQFGDITDRLDTGETVADFVHDFFGFEFDFVKYVAVIIVGFTVLFGFIFAYSIKAFNFQKR
- the LOC122599032 gene encoding pleiotropic drug resistance protein 1-like isoform X5, giving the protein MEGGDVFRVSSARISSSNIWRSSGRDIFSRSSVEEDDEEALKWAAIEKLPTHLRLERGILTEEKGQPREIDIKNLDLVEKRNLLERLVKITEEDNEKFLLKLKDRIDRVGLELPTIEVRYEHLNIDAEVYLGGRALPTVFNFVVNILQGLINNLHILPNRKIPLPILHDVSGIIKPGRMTLLLGPPNSGKTTLLLALAGKLGKDLKVSGRVTYNGHEMKEFVPQRSSAYISQHDLHIGEMTVRETLAFSARCQGVGSSYEMLAELSRREKDANIKPDPDLDIYMKAASLEGQEASVVTEYIIKILGLEVCADTVVGDEMFRGISGGQKKRVTTGEMMVGPARALFMDEISTGLDSSTTFQIVNSIRQSIHILQGTSVISLLQPAPETYDLFDDIILLSDGQIVYQGPRENVLEFFEYMGFKCPERKGVADFLQEVTSKKDQEQYWTKRDEAYIFVTSREFAEAFQSFHIGRRIGDELATPFDRSKSHSAALTTKKYGVSKKELFKACISREYLLMKRNSFVYTFKMTQLILMASITMTLFLRTEMPKDTFIDGTIFMGALFFALVTITFNGFSELSLSILKLPVFYKQRDLLFFPAWAYSIPTWVLKIPVTVVEVATWVIMTYYVIGFDSDPARFFKQMFLLICIHQMSSALFRFIASLGRNIIVANTFGSFGLLTIFVLGGFILARDDIKGWWIWCYWFSPMMYGQNGLAVNEFLGESWRKISPNSTETIGVLVLKSRGIFPEAYWYWIAVAASIGYMFLFNICFTLALEYLNPFGSPQAVLSEDAEKKNEVRMSSRVGNINEAGDIKKRGMVLPFVPLSIAFDDIRYAVDMPQEMKAQVVAQDRLELLKGVSGAFRPGVLTALMGISGAGKTTLMDVLAGRKTGGYIDGRITISGYPKKQETFARVAGYCEQTDIHSPHVTVSESLQYSAWLRLPPEVDSATRQMFVEEVMELVELVPLREALVGLPGVNGLSTEQRKRLTIAVELVANPSIIFMDEPTSGLDARAAAIVMRTVRNTVDTGRTVVCTIHQPSIDIFDAFDELFLLKRGGEEIYVGPLGRLSSHLIKYFEEINGVQKIKDGYNPATWMLEVTSAAQETTLGVDFAELYKNSELYKRNKDLVKESSKPIPGSSDIEFRTQYSQSFWTQCMACLWKQNWSYWRNPQYTAVRFLFTTFIALMFGTIFWDMGSKRRNQQDLFNAMGSMYAAILFIGVQNATSVQPVVSIERTVFYRERAAGMYSALPYAFGQVMIEIPYIFVQTIVYGLIVYGMIGFEWTAVKFLWFLFFMYFTFLYFTFYGMMTVAVTPNHNFAAIISSAFYAIWNLFSGFIVPRTRIPIWWRWYYYICPIAWTLYGLVASQFGDITDRLDTGETVADFVHDFFGFEFDFVKYVAVIIVGFTVLFGFIFAYSIKAFNFQKR
- the LOC122599032 gene encoding pleiotropic drug resistance protein 1-like isoform X7; translation: MEGGDVFRVSSARISSSNIWRSSGRDIFSRSSVEEDDEEALKWAAIEKLPTHLRLERGILTEEKGQPREIDIKNLDLVEKRNLLERLVKITEEDNEKFLLKLKDRIDRVGLELPTIEVRYEHLNIDAEVYLGGRALPTVFNFVVNILQGLINNLHILPNRKIPLPILHDVSGIIKPGRMTLLLGPPNSGKTTLLLALAGKLGKDLKVSGRVTYNGHEMKEFVPQRSSAYISQHDLHIGEMTVRETLAFSARCQGVGSSYEMLAELSRREKDANIKPDPDLDIYMKAASLEGQEASVVTEYIIKILGLEVCADTVVGDEMFRGISGGQKKRVTTGEMMVGPARALFMDEISTGLDSSTTFQIVNSIRQSIHILQGTSVISLLQPAPETYDLFDDIILLSDGQIVYQGPRENVLEFFEYMGFKCPERKGVADFLQEVTSKKDQEQYWTKRDEAYIFVTSREFAEAFQSFHIGRRIGDELATPFDRSKSHSAALTTKKYGVSKKELFKACISREYLLMKRNSFVYTFKMTQLILMASITMTLFLRTEMPKDTFIDGTIFMGALFFALVTITFNGFSELSLSILKLPVFYKQRDLLFFPAWAYSIPTWVLKIPVTVVEVATWVIMTYYVIGFDSDPARFFKQMFLLICIHQMSSALFRFIASLGRNIIVANTFGSFGLLTIFVLGGFILARDDIKGWWIWCYWFSPMMYGQNGLAVNEFLGESWRKISPNSTETIGVLVLKSRGIFPEAYWYWIAVAASIGYMFLFNICFTLALEYLNPFGSPQAVLSEESMANEVRMSSRVGNINEAGDIKKRGMVLPFVPLSIAFDDIRYAVDMPQEMKAQVVAQDRLELLKGVSGAFRPGVLTALMGISGAGKTTLMDVLAGRKTGGYIDGRITISGYPKKQETFARVAGYCEQTDIHSPHVTVSESLQYSAWLRLPPEVDSATRQMFVEEVMELVELVPLREALVGLPGVNGLSTEQRKRLTIAVELVANPSIIFMDEPTSGLDARAAAIVMRTVRNTVDTGRTVVCTIHQPSIDIFDAFDELFLLKRGGEEIYVGPLGRLSSHLIKYFEEINGVQKIKDGYNPATWMLEVTSAAQETTLGVDFAELYKNSELYKRNKDLVKESSKPIPGSSDIEFRTQYSQSFWTQCMACLWKQNWSYWRNPQYTAVRFLFTTFIALMFGTIFWDMGSKRRNQQDLFNAMGSMYAAILFIGVQNATSVQPVVSIERTVFYRERAAGMYSALPYAFGQVMIEIPYIFVQTIVYGLIVYGMIGFEWTAVKFLWFLFFMYFTFLYFTFYGMMTVAVTPNHNFAAIISSAFYAIWNLFSGFIVPRTRIPIWWRWYYYICPIAWTLYGLVASQFGDITDRLDTGETVADFVHDFFGFEFDFVKYVAVIIVGFTVLFGFIFAYSIKAFNFQKR
- the LOC122599032 gene encoding pleiotropic drug resistance protein 1-like isoform X8 translates to MEGGDVFRVSSARISSSNIWRSSGRDIFSRSSVEEDDEEALKWAAIEKLPTHLRLERGILTEEKGQPREIDIKNLDLVEKRNLLERLVKITEEDNEKFLLKLKDRIDRVGLELPTIEVRYEHLNIDAEVYLGGRALPTVFNFVVNILQGLINNLHILPNRKIPLPILHDVSGIIKPGRMTLLLGPPNSGKTTLLLALAGKLGKDLKVSGRVTYNGHEMKEFVPQRSSAYISQHDLHIGEMTVRETLAFSARCQGVGSSYEMLAELSRREKDANIKPDPDLDIYMKAASLEGQEASVVTEYIIKILGLEVCADTVVGDEMFRGISGGQKKRVTTGEMMVGPARALFMDEISTGLDSSTTFQIVNSIRQSIHILQGTSVISLLQPAPETYDLFDDIILLSDGQIVYQGPRENVLEFFEYMGFKCPERKGVADFLQEVTSKKDQEQYWTKRDEAYIFVTSREFAEAFQSFHIGRRIGDELATPFDRSKSHSAALTTKKYGVSKKELFKACISREYLLMKRNSFVYTFKMTQLILMASITMTLFLRTEMPKDTFIDGTIFMGALFFALVTITFNGFSELSLSILKLPVFYKQRDLLFFPAWAYSIPTWVLKIPVTVVEVATWVIMTYYVIGFDSDPARFFKQMFLLICIHQMSSALFRFIASLGRNIIVANTFGSFGLLTIFVLGGFILARDDIKGWWIWCYWFSPMMYGQNGLAVNEFLGESWRKISPNSTETIGVLVLKSRGIFPEAYWYWIAVAASIGYMFLFNICFTLALEYLNPFGSPQAVLSEESMNEVRMSSRVGNINEAGDIKKRGMVLPFVPLSIAFDDIRYAVDMPQEMKAQVVAQDRLELLKGVSGAFRPGVLTALMGISGAGKTTLMDVLAGRKTGGYIDGRITISGYPKKQETFARVAGYCEQTDIHSPHVTVSESLQYSAWLRLPPEVDSATRQMFVEEVMELVELVPLREALVGLPGVNGLSTEQRKRLTIAVELVANPSIIFMDEPTSGLDARAAAIVMRTVRNTVDTGRTVVCTIHQPSIDIFDAFDELFLLKRGGEEIYVGPLGRLSSHLIKYFEEINGVQKIKDGYNPATWMLEVTSAAQETTLGVDFAELYKNSELYKRNKDLVKESSKPIPGSSDIEFRTQYSQSFWTQCMACLWKQNWSYWRNPQYTAVRFLFTTFIALMFGTIFWDMGSKRRNQQDLFNAMGSMYAAILFIGVQNATSVQPVVSIERTVFYRERAAGMYSALPYAFGQVMIEIPYIFVQTIVYGLIVYGMIGFEWTAVKFLWFLFFMYFTFLYFTFYGMMTVAVTPNHNFAAIISSAFYAIWNLFSGFIVPRTRIPIWWRWYYYICPIAWTLYGLVASQFGDITDRLDTGETVADFVHDFFGFEFDFVKYVAVIIVGFTVLFGFIFAYSIKAFNFQKR